One stretch of Sinomonas terrae DNA includes these proteins:
- a CDS encoding shikimate kinase, which yields MTSAAAHPIVGRTVLLMGPMASGKSSVGFALARILGADFADTDVRIVREHGPIPEIFAAHGEEAFRDLEAQAVADVLAEEHPNGIVVALGGGAVLRRETRERISGHHVVYLEVAWEDVAPRLVGSEDRPLLHGQAEASWRELMAQRRPVYETVATLKVHAAGGTADEVARAVADQLIPLQKELTRERRH from the coding sequence ATGACCTCTGCCGCAGCGCACCCGATTGTCGGACGAACGGTGCTCCTCATGGGGCCCATGGCTTCTGGCAAGTCGTCGGTCGGCTTTGCGCTCGCCCGGATCCTCGGTGCCGATTTCGCGGACACCGACGTGCGGATCGTCCGGGAGCACGGGCCCATCCCCGAGATCTTCGCCGCCCATGGCGAGGAGGCGTTCCGCGACCTCGAGGCCCAAGCGGTCGCCGATGTGCTCGCCGAGGAGCATCCGAACGGCATCGTCGTGGCGCTCGGCGGAGGTGCGGTACTACGCCGTGAGACGCGGGAGCGCATCAGCGGCCATCACGTCGTATACCTCGAGGTGGCGTGGGAAGACGTGGCGCCCCGCCTTGTAGGGAGCGAGGACCGGCCGCTCCTCCATGGCCAGGCCGAGGCGAGTTGGCGTGAGCTCATGGCGCAGCGACGCCCGGTGTATGAAACAGTAGCGACCCTGAAGGTCCACGCCGCCGGCGGAACGGCGGATGAGGTGGCACGGGCCGTCGCAGACCAGTTGATCCCCCTCCAGAAGGAGCTGACGCGTGAGCGCCGACACTGA
- the mltG gene encoding endolytic transglycosylase MltG encodes MPASSSHLAVKGEPVYEAEERVARGLRRPTNPTGGSDAQTTRFLPAVDPSAPSARSEAPESPTSSTAPGATSAGPQAPRLAATGSAAPSVIKRAEAVRATAPQEATSRAGSDAERPGTGMWDSEPKEGLDGRHRNAALRHQAGSSVDVADPALQLSDTGAPGAGAPVGEPDVVAAADALLGQSPSPVGPEESTVHQAVFASAEVVKAPRRRSRQFKAIVSMTVALALIVGACFLGAAVLRPLLGMDKVSDYPGPGSGQVSITVQPGSGPRAVADELQKDGVVADADTFLNAFTATGASLHPGDFTFKKQMKSSDAASILAGNTAPVIYFALSAGMRVTDSLATIAQAAGLNPNDLNALNSQPQQFGLPPQAKSLEGYLAPGEYKLPVGTSAKDIVSKLVSTTLDELKADGITDPTKQYQDLIVASIVQAEGGRADYGNVAGAIYNRLKPNDQTNGLVQSDATVTYGLGTKTVQLTDAQKADASNPYNTYVHPGLPPGPIGSPGAKAVAAAAHPTANNYLYWVTVNLDTGETKFASTYAEHQANVAQYQQWCTANPGKCQ; translated from the coding sequence GTGCCCGCCTCGTCCAGCCACCTCGCTGTGAAGGGCGAGCCCGTGTACGAGGCTGAGGAGCGCGTGGCGCGAGGCCTTCGGCGGCCGACGAACCCCACTGGCGGCAGCGATGCCCAGACCACCCGCTTTCTGCCCGCCGTCGACCCGAGCGCTCCGAGCGCCCGCAGCGAGGCACCGGAATCTCCCACTTCGAGCACTGCCCCCGGTGCGACATCGGCAGGGCCCCAAGCGCCCCGCCTCGCGGCCACGGGTTCAGCGGCTCCGTCCGTCATCAAACGGGCCGAAGCGGTCCGAGCCACCGCGCCGCAGGAGGCCACCTCTCGGGCTGGATCCGACGCTGAACGCCCGGGCACCGGCATGTGGGACTCCGAACCCAAGGAGGGCCTCGACGGGCGCCATCGGAATGCTGCGCTTCGGCACCAGGCAGGGTCGAGCGTCGACGTCGCCGATCCAGCACTGCAGCTCTCAGACACTGGAGCCCCAGGTGCCGGAGCCCCAGTCGGTGAGCCTGATGTCGTCGCAGCCGCCGATGCGCTCCTAGGCCAGTCGCCTTCGCCCGTCGGTCCGGAGGAGTCGACCGTCCATCAGGCCGTCTTCGCTTCTGCCGAAGTGGTCAAGGCCCCCCGGCGCCGCTCTCGGCAGTTCAAGGCGATCGTCTCGATGACCGTCGCGCTGGCGCTCATTGTCGGTGCATGCTTCCTCGGCGCGGCCGTCCTGCGCCCGTTGCTCGGTATGGACAAGGTCAGCGACTACCCTGGTCCTGGATCCGGACAGGTCAGCATCACAGTGCAGCCGGGATCCGGGCCGCGCGCGGTTGCTGACGAGCTGCAGAAGGACGGCGTTGTCGCGGACGCTGATACCTTCCTCAACGCCTTCACAGCCACTGGCGCCAGCCTCCATCCGGGTGATTTCACGTTCAAGAAGCAGATGAAGTCCTCGGATGCGGCGTCGATCCTGGCGGGGAACACGGCTCCGGTGATCTACTTCGCGCTCAGCGCGGGCATGCGGGTCACGGACTCGCTGGCGACGATCGCGCAGGCGGCAGGGCTGAACCCGAACGACCTGAACGCGCTGAACAGCCAGCCGCAGCAGTTCGGCCTTCCGCCGCAGGCGAAGAGCCTGGAGGGCTATCTGGCGCCGGGGGAGTACAAGTTGCCGGTGGGGACCTCGGCGAAGGACATCGTTTCGAAGCTGGTCTCGACCACGCTGGACGAGCTCAAGGCCGACGGCATCACGGACCCGACCAAGCAGTACCAGGACCTGATCGTGGCGAGCATCGTCCAGGCCGAGGGCGGGCGGGCCGACTACGGCAACGTCGCCGGCGCCATCTACAACCGGCTCAAGCCCAACGACCAGACCAACGGGCTCGTCCAGTCCGACGCGACGGTCACGTACGGGCTGGGGACCAAGACGGTCCAGCTCACGGACGCGCAGAAGGCCGATGCGAGCAACCCTTACAACACGTACGTGCACCCGGGGCTCCCGCCCGGGCCGATCGGCTCGCCGGGGGCGAAGGCGGTCGCGGCGGCGGCGCATCCGACGGCGAACAACTACCTCTACTGGGTCACGGTCAACCTCGACACGGGCGAGACGAAGTTCGCCTCGACCTACGCCGAGCACCAGGCGAACGTCGCCCAGTACCAGCAGTGGTGCACCGCCAACCCCGGGAAGTGCCAGTGA
- a CDS encoding DUF948 domain-containing protein, with amino-acid sequence MSGADIAGLIAAGVFAVLVALLAVPIIKLGRVFDELRASIRTLADGATPLMDEVTSTVSTTHEQLKKVDGIAANVSDATANVSALSSLVAATVGSPLVKVASFTYGVRTAWAQRGSTAKPSGRRSR; translated from the coding sequence GTGTCCGGAGCCGACATCGCCGGCCTTATCGCTGCCGGTGTGTTTGCTGTCCTCGTCGCGCTGCTCGCCGTGCCGATCATCAAGCTCGGCCGGGTATTCGACGAGCTGCGCGCATCGATCCGGACGCTTGCCGATGGTGCCACGCCGCTCATGGACGAGGTGACCTCGACGGTATCGACGACCCACGAGCAGCTCAAGAAGGTCGACGGGATCGCGGCGAACGTCTCCGACGCGACGGCAAACGTCTCCGCCCTCTCGTCGCTTGTCGCCGCGACGGTCGGTTCCCCCCTCGTCAAGGTCGCCTCCTTCACCTACGGCGTCCGGACCGCGTGGGCCCAGCGGGGCAGTACAGCGAAGCCATCAGGCCGCCGGAGCCGTTAG
- the aroC gene encoding chorismate synthase, whose product MLRWLTAGESHGPALVGIVEGLPAGVELTSEDVRRALARRRLGYGRGARMKFEQDEVTLVGGVRHGLTQGGPVAIQVGNTEWPKWEQVMSADPIDPDVLEGVARNAPLTRPRPGHADFTGMQKYGFDEARPVLERASARETAARVALGTVAANFLRQLGIELVSHTTQIAGVAAPEDAPLPLPSDVDALDADPLRCFHAETSTAMVAEVDAAHKEGETLGGVVEVLAYGLPPGLGSYVHWDRRLDGRLAAALMGIQAIKGVEVGDGFRTASRRGSLAHDEIVRDAYGKIVRSTNRAGGIEGGMSIGDVLRVRAAMKPIATVPRALGTIDIATGEAAKAHHQRSDVCAVPAAGVVAEAMVALVLAQAVLEKFGGDSVAETKRNLESFLENIPAEMDSITR is encoded by the coding sequence ATGTTGCGTTGGTTGACCGCCGGGGAATCGCATGGTCCGGCACTCGTGGGGATCGTCGAAGGGCTTCCGGCAGGGGTCGAGCTGACCAGTGAGGACGTACGCCGAGCCCTGGCGCGTCGTCGCCTCGGGTACGGACGTGGTGCCCGGATGAAGTTCGAGCAGGACGAAGTGACGCTCGTCGGCGGCGTCCGGCACGGACTCACCCAAGGCGGCCCCGTCGCGATCCAGGTGGGCAACACGGAATGGCCCAAGTGGGAGCAGGTCATGTCGGCCGATCCCATCGACCCGGACGTGCTCGAAGGCGTCGCCCGGAACGCGCCCCTCACCCGGCCGCGTCCCGGCCACGCGGATTTCACGGGCATGCAGAAGTACGGCTTCGACGAGGCACGTCCGGTGCTCGAGCGTGCCTCGGCTCGGGAGACCGCCGCGCGCGTTGCGCTCGGCACTGTTGCTGCCAACTTCCTCCGTCAGCTCGGGATCGAACTCGTGAGCCACACCACGCAGATTGCCGGGGTCGCGGCACCCGAAGACGCGCCGCTTCCGCTGCCCTCGGACGTCGACGCCCTCGACGCCGATCCTCTGCGCTGCTTCCATGCTGAGACGTCGACGGCGATGGTCGCCGAAGTGGACGCCGCCCACAAGGAGGGCGAAACCCTCGGCGGCGTCGTCGAGGTGCTCGCCTACGGCCTCCCGCCGGGCTTGGGGAGCTACGTCCACTGGGACCGGCGTCTCGACGGGCGCCTCGCCGCCGCGCTCATGGGCATCCAAGCGATCAAGGGCGTCGAGGTCGGAGATGGCTTCCGCACGGCGTCCCGTCGGGGCTCGCTGGCCCATGACGAGATTGTCCGCGACGCGTACGGCAAGATCGTTCGGTCGACCAACCGTGCGGGCGGCATCGAAGGCGGCATGAGCATTGGTGACGTGCTGCGCGTGCGGGCCGCGATGAAGCCCATCGCGACGGTGCCCCGAGCCCTCGGCACGATCGACATCGCTACGGGCGAGGCTGCGAAGGCGCACCATCAGCGTTCCGACGTGTGCGCCGTCCCGGCCGCGGGCGTCGTCGCCGAAGCCATGGTCGCCCTAGTCCTCGCTCAAGCCGTACTCGAGAAGTTCGGTGGAGACTCCGTCGCCGAGACGAAGCGCAACCTAGAGTCGTTCCTCGAGAACATTCCCGCCGAGATGGATTCGATCACGCGATGA
- the alaS gene encoding alanine--tRNA ligase → MKSHEITRRWVDYFVSKGHTAVPSASLVSSDPSLLFTVAGMVPFIPYLTAREEPPYPRATSVQKCIRTGDIEEVGKTARHGTFFQMCGNFSFGDYFKEDAIKFAYELLTKSVDDGGYGLPAERLWVTVYEEDDEAERLWLANTAIPVERIQRMGKSDNYWSTGQPGPAGPCSEIYYDRGPAYGVEGGPAADDNRYIEIWNLVFMQYQIENVRSKVEFDIVGELPKKNIDTGLGMERLAMILQGVENMYETDQVRPVIDKASELSGKEYTSAETDADPHHADDVRMRVVADHVRSALMLIADGVTPSNEGRGYVLRRLIRRAVRAMRLLGVEKPVLPELLPASRDAMKGVYPQVEKDFDRISRIAYAEEKAFLRTIAAGTTRLEEAVKVSQASGTALSGEEAFTLHDTYGFPIDLTLEMAEEAGVRVDEAGFRSLMEDQRKRARADAKEKKSGHADLTAFQDLLAEGPTVFTGYTELEGESRIRGLLSHGSQVNRVQTGSEVEIVLEETPFYAEAGGQAADTGLISGDGFVVEVLDVQRPVKGLSVHKGIVREGELPADALVRTAVDRERRHAAEQAHTATHLVHAALRQILGPEAVQRGSFNKAGYLRFDFAWGEQLSGASRSEIEEVANLAIRDNFTVNTSEMPLAEAKAAGAMALFGENYGSRVRVVEINGPWSMELCGGTHVDSTALIGSLTLLGEQSVGSGNRRVEAFVGLDAFRHQAAERALVSELTEMFKVPSAQLTERISSTLGKLKNAEKEVERLRKEKLAASAAALVGTAKDVAGVRLITHDAGEISSADELRGLALDLRGRLGTGASAPAAAVAVAGVANGRPVVLVVTNEAAREAGVKAGALVRTAAAVLGGGGGGKDDVAQGGGTDASKVVEALSAVAAAVAAR, encoded by the coding sequence ATGAAGTCGCACGAGATCACTCGACGCTGGGTCGACTACTTCGTCAGCAAGGGGCACACGGCGGTGCCCTCGGCGTCGCTCGTCTCCAGCGATCCCTCGCTGCTCTTCACGGTTGCGGGCATGGTCCCGTTCATTCCCTACCTGACAGCTCGGGAAGAGCCGCCTTACCCTCGCGCCACGAGCGTTCAGAAGTGCATCCGCACGGGTGACATCGAGGAGGTCGGCAAGACCGCCCGGCACGGCACGTTCTTCCAGATGTGCGGCAATTTCTCCTTCGGCGATTACTTCAAGGAAGACGCCATCAAGTTCGCCTACGAACTGCTGACCAAGAGCGTTGACGACGGCGGCTACGGCCTTCCAGCGGAGCGCCTCTGGGTCACGGTGTACGAGGAGGACGACGAGGCCGAGCGGCTCTGGCTCGCCAATACGGCCATTCCAGTCGAGCGCATCCAGCGGATGGGCAAGAGCGACAACTACTGGTCGACCGGCCAGCCTGGCCCCGCCGGTCCCTGCTCCGAGATCTACTACGACCGCGGCCCTGCCTACGGCGTCGAGGGCGGGCCCGCGGCGGACGACAACCGGTACATCGAAATCTGGAACCTCGTGTTCATGCAGTACCAGATCGAGAACGTGCGTTCGAAGGTCGAGTTCGACATCGTCGGTGAGCTGCCCAAGAAGAACATCGACACGGGCCTCGGCATGGAACGCCTTGCGATGATCCTCCAGGGCGTCGAGAACATGTACGAGACGGATCAGGTGCGCCCCGTCATCGACAAGGCTTCGGAGCTCTCGGGCAAGGAATACACCTCCGCCGAGACCGACGCAGACCCGCACCACGCCGACGATGTGCGGATGCGCGTGGTCGCGGACCACGTCCGCTCGGCGCTCATGCTCATCGCCGACGGCGTCACCCCCTCGAACGAGGGCCGCGGCTACGTGCTGCGCCGCCTCATCCGCAGGGCCGTCCGCGCTATGCGGCTGCTCGGCGTCGAGAAGCCAGTCCTTCCCGAGCTGCTGCCTGCCTCGCGGGACGCGATGAAGGGCGTCTACCCGCAGGTCGAGAAGGACTTCGACCGCATCAGCCGCATCGCCTACGCGGAGGAGAAGGCGTTTCTCCGGACGATCGCCGCGGGCACGACTCGGCTCGAAGAGGCGGTCAAGGTCTCGCAGGCGTCCGGAACCGCGCTCTCGGGGGAGGAAGCCTTCACCCTGCACGACACCTACGGATTCCCCATCGACCTGACGCTCGAGATGGCCGAAGAGGCGGGAGTCCGGGTCGATGAGGCTGGCTTCCGCTCCCTCATGGAGGATCAGCGCAAGCGGGCACGGGCCGACGCGAAGGAGAAGAAGAGCGGCCACGCCGATCTGACCGCGTTCCAGGATCTGCTCGCCGAGGGCCCCACAGTCTTCACGGGCTACACCGAACTCGAGGGGGAATCGCGCATCCGCGGCCTCCTGTCCCACGGCTCCCAGGTCAACCGCGTGCAGACCGGCTCCGAGGTCGAGATCGTCCTCGAAGAGACGCCGTTCTACGCCGAGGCAGGCGGCCAGGCCGCGGACACCGGGCTCATCAGCGGCGACGGCTTCGTCGTCGAGGTGCTTGACGTGCAGCGACCGGTCAAGGGCCTCAGCGTGCACAAGGGCATCGTCCGCGAAGGCGAGCTGCCCGCGGACGCGCTCGTGCGCACCGCCGTCGACCGCGAACGCCGTCACGCCGCGGAGCAAGCGCACACCGCGACCCACCTTGTCCACGCAGCGCTGCGTCAGATCCTCGGCCCCGAGGCTGTCCAGCGCGGCTCCTTCAACAAGGCTGGGTACCTCCGGTTCGACTTCGCCTGGGGCGAGCAGCTCAGCGGTGCCTCTCGGAGTGAGATCGAGGAGGTCGCGAACCTCGCGATCCGCGACAACTTCACCGTGAACACCTCCGAGATGCCCCTCGCTGAGGCCAAGGCCGCGGGAGCCATGGCTCTCTTCGGCGAGAACTACGGTTCGCGCGTTCGCGTCGTCGAGATCAACGGACCGTGGTCGATGGAGCTGTGCGGTGGGACGCATGTCGATTCCACCGCGCTCATCGGCTCGCTCACACTGCTCGGCGAGCAGTCCGTGGGCTCGGGCAACCGGCGCGTCGAGGCTTTCGTCGGTCTTGATGCCTTCCGCCACCAGGCTGCGGAGCGCGCACTCGTGTCCGAGCTCACCGAGATGTTCAAGGTTCCCTCCGCACAGCTCACTGAGCGCATCAGCTCCACCCTTGGCAAGCTCAAGAACGCTGAGAAGGAAGTTGAGCGGCTCCGCAAGGAGAAGCTGGCAGCCTCGGCCGCGGCCCTCGTCGGCACGGCGAAGGACGTCGCCGGAGTGCGGCTCATCACGCACGACGCCGGCGAAATCAGCTCGGCCGACGAGCTGCGGGGTCTCGCGCTCGATCTCCGTGGACGCCTCGGCACCGGCGCATCCGCTCCGGCTGCGGCCGTCGCGGTGGCCGGCGTCGCGAACGGGCGGCCGGTCGTTCTCGTCGTGACGAACGAGGCGGCTCGAGAGGCTGGCGTCAAGGCCGGTGCCCTCGTGCGGACCGCGGCCGCCGTCCTCGGGGGCGGCGGAGGCGGCAAGGACGACGTCGCGCAGGGCGGCGGCACGGACGCTTCCAAGGTCGTCGAGGCCTTGAGCGCCGTCGCAGCGGCCGTGGCCGCCCGCTGA
- a CDS encoding replication-associated recombination protein A, whose amino-acid sequence MEDLFGLESVDDGGVDRVREVESGSRGREDRAERARREAQRSPLAVRMRPRSLDEVVGQQHLLGPGSPLRQLAAGAEASGGPTGPSSVILWGPPGTGKTTLAHVIARGPGRKFVELSAITAGVKDVRRVMDEALTARDLHRITTVLFLDEIHRFTKAQQDALLPGVENRWVVLVAATTENPSFSVVSPLLSRSLLLTLQPLTEDDIRGLLERAVEDPRGLGGAVALSEEASEHLVRLAGGDARRALTALEAAAAVALDEAAREGQVGEREGAHDDEGGRGAPVTLEVRHTEKALDVHAVRYDRQGDMHYDVISAFIKSIRGSDVDAALHYLAKMVEAGEDPRFIARRIIISAAEDIGMADPTALQTAVAAAQAVQLIGMPEGRIVLAEAVVHLATAPKSNASYMGINAAIADVRAGRGVGVPAHLRDAHYAGAQRLGHGAGYVYSHDAPHSVATQQYPPDDLVGKDYYVPSANGAERDIAARLERLRSIVRGS is encoded by the coding sequence ATGGAAGATCTGTTCGGGCTCGAGTCGGTTGACGACGGCGGAGTCGACCGCGTGCGCGAAGTCGAGTCCGGGTCCAGAGGACGTGAGGACCGGGCCGAACGCGCACGGCGTGAGGCGCAGCGGAGCCCGCTCGCGGTGCGGATGCGCCCGAGGAGCCTCGACGAGGTAGTGGGCCAGCAGCATCTGCTGGGCCCAGGCTCGCCTCTGCGCCAGCTCGCGGCTGGCGCGGAGGCATCGGGCGGCCCCACCGGTCCTAGCTCGGTGATCCTGTGGGGACCGCCCGGCACCGGGAAGACGACCCTGGCCCACGTGATCGCGCGCGGTCCCGGCCGGAAGTTCGTCGAACTCTCGGCGATCACCGCCGGCGTCAAGGATGTGCGCCGGGTCATGGACGAGGCGCTCACCGCACGGGATCTCCACCGCATCACAACCGTCCTGTTCCTCGACGAGATCCACCGCTTCACGAAGGCCCAGCAGGACGCACTGCTCCCGGGGGTCGAGAACCGTTGGGTCGTGCTCGTCGCGGCGACGACAGAGAACCCCTCGTTCTCTGTCGTTTCCCCTCTTCTCTCCCGGTCCCTGCTCCTGACCCTCCAGCCGCTTACCGAGGACGACATCCGCGGACTCCTCGAGCGCGCGGTGGAGGATCCGCGCGGGCTGGGCGGCGCCGTCGCCCTCTCCGAGGAAGCGTCGGAGCACCTCGTGCGGCTCGCCGGAGGCGATGCCCGCCGTGCTCTCACCGCGCTCGAGGCTGCCGCTGCGGTCGCCTTGGACGAGGCGGCTCGAGAGGGACAGGTCGGGGAGCGGGAAGGAGCCCACGACGACGAAGGCGGCAGAGGCGCGCCCGTCACCCTCGAGGTGCGCCATACGGAGAAGGCCCTCGACGTGCATGCGGTCCGCTACGACCGCCAGGGCGATATGCATTATGACGTCATCAGCGCCTTCATCAAGTCCATCCGGGGCTCCGACGTCGACGCAGCCCTGCATTATCTGGCGAAGATGGTCGAGGCGGGGGAGGACCCTCGTTTCATCGCCCGACGCATCATCATCTCTGCCGCCGAGGACATCGGCATGGCCGATCCAACCGCTCTGCAGACAGCTGTCGCCGCGGCCCAGGCCGTGCAGCTCATTGGGATGCCGGAGGGGCGGATAGTCCTGGCCGAGGCGGTTGTCCATCTCGCCACGGCGCCGAAATCGAACGCCTCCTACATGGGGATCAATGCTGCGATTGCAGACGTGCGAGCCGGCCGCGGCGTCGGGGTTCCCGCCCATCTTCGGGACGCCCATTACGCGGGCGCGCAGCGGCTCGGCCATGGAGCCGGCTACGTCTACTCGCACGACGCCCCGCACTCGGTCGCGACCCAGCAGTACCCGCCCGACGATCTCGTCGGCAAGGACTACTACGTACCGAGCGCCAACGGAGCCGAGCGGGACATCGCCGCGCGCCTCGAGCGGCTGCGATCGATCGTCCGGGGTTCGTGA
- the ruvX gene encoding Holliday junction resolvase RuvX: MSFGIPDPQPPADRQPPAFGRGVRLGVDVGTVRVGLAASDPDGILASPVRTLTRDPKKNFDVRLVAREAVERGAVQVFVGLPRGLSGSESGSAALARSFAGLLADRLAMDGSGCEVRLVDERFSTVEAHRNLRSAGLSTRDHRKVVDQVAAVGILEHALNLLKSGRGETGELVPPAAEHGGGIRRDDPNRSA; encoded by the coding sequence ATGTCCTTCGGAATCCCTGACCCGCAGCCCCCGGCTGATCGGCAGCCCCCGGCGTTCGGCCGCGGGGTGCGGCTCGGCGTCGACGTCGGCACCGTCCGCGTCGGCCTCGCAGCCTCCGACCCGGACGGGATTCTCGCCAGTCCCGTGCGGACGCTCACCCGGGACCCGAAGAAGAACTTCGACGTCAGACTGGTCGCGCGCGAAGCAGTCGAACGAGGCGCCGTCCAAGTGTTCGTCGGCCTTCCGCGGGGACTGAGCGGATCGGAGTCTGGTTCGGCTGCGCTGGCACGCAGCTTCGCTGGCCTCCTCGCCGACCGGCTCGCCATGGACGGTTCAGGGTGCGAGGTTCGGCTCGTCGATGAGAGGTTCAGCACAGTCGAAGCACACCGTAATCTTCGCTCGGCTGGCCTGTCTACGCGAGACCACCGTAAGGTAGTGGATCAGGTGGCCGCTGTCGGCATCCTTGAGCATGCCCTGAACCTGCTCAAGAGTGGCCGTGGCGAAACCGGAGAACTTGTGCCGCCCGCGGCGGAGCACGGTGGGGGGATCCGCCGAGACGACCCGAACAGGAGTGCGTAG
- the rpsD gene encoding 30S ribosomal protein S4, with amino-acid sequence MSSTRARRQTRLSRSLGLALTPKAAKYMERRPYGPGEHGRARKKQDSDYAVRLREKQRLRAQYGIREAQMTRAFEEAKRTKGLTGENLIELLEMRLDALVLRAGFARTIAQARQLVVHRHITVDGKRVDRPSFRVSEGQLIGVHERSETMAPFQVAAAGAHRDVLPAVPGYLDVKLEALQARLVRRPKRTEIPVTCEEQLVVEYYAR; translated from the coding sequence GTGTCGAGCACTCGTGCCCGCCGTCAGACGCGCCTCTCGCGCTCTCTCGGCCTCGCCCTCACGCCCAAGGCCGCCAAGTACATGGAGCGCCGTCCGTACGGCCCCGGTGAGCATGGCCGCGCCCGCAAGAAGCAGGACTCGGACTACGCCGTCCGCCTCCGCGAGAAGCAGCGTCTCCGCGCGCAGTATGGCATCCGCGAGGCGCAGATGACTCGCGCCTTCGAGGAGGCCAAGCGCACCAAGGGCCTCACCGGTGAGAACCTCATCGAGCTCCTCGAGATGCGCCTCGACGCCCTCGTGCTTCGTGCAGGCTTTGCCCGCACGATCGCCCAGGCCCGCCAGCTGGTTGTGCACCGTCACATCACGGTCGACGGCAAGCGCGTTGACCGCCCGTCATTCCGGGTGAGCGAGGGCCAGCTCATCGGCGTCCACGAGCGTTCCGAGACCATGGCGCCCTTCCAGGTCGCCGCGGCCGGCGCCCACCGTGACGTCCTCCCGGCCGTCCCGGGCTACCTCGACGTCAAGCTCGAGGCCCTCCAGGCACGCCTCGTGCGCCGCCCGAAGCGCACCGAGATTCCCGTGACCTGCGAAGAGCAGCTCGTCGTCGAGTACTACGCGCGCTGA
- a CDS encoding shikimate dehydrogenase family protein, with amino-acid sequence MTTGRRRAAVLGHPIGHSRSPALHSSAYAVLGEDIDYGSFDLVPEQLGDFVGDVRSEDGWCGLSVTMPLKAALVGWMDRLEGNAALLGVLNTVTFERVSGSLRLVGHNTDVAGIVEAFRHAGVERAVAPVIVGAGNTALAAVAAIAELGATSARFLVRDPARADEAVSLAERLGLAVSLEAIDRGAPTLAAADVVVSTLPPRAADALAAELASRYELASPSADDGHPGVLLDVAYDPWPSQLGAMWEARGGRVLHGLEMLVYQAVEQIVLFTGREDARSLDVIDVMCNSVGLPQRAR; translated from the coding sequence GTGACCACAGGCAGGCGTCGGGCAGCCGTCCTCGGCCACCCGATCGGTCATTCGCGTTCGCCGGCGCTCCATAGCTCCGCCTACGCGGTCCTGGGCGAGGACATCGACTACGGCTCGTTCGACTTGGTGCCGGAACAGCTCGGCGACTTCGTCGGCGATGTCCGTTCCGAAGACGGCTGGTGCGGACTTTCCGTGACGATGCCGCTCAAGGCGGCACTTGTGGGCTGGATGGACCGGCTCGAAGGCAACGCTGCTCTGCTCGGAGTCCTCAACACCGTCACCTTCGAGCGGGTTTCGGGGTCGCTTCGCCTTGTGGGCCACAACACCGACGTCGCCGGCATTGTCGAAGCGTTCCGCCACGCGGGCGTTGAGCGGGCCGTCGCTCCCGTTATCGTGGGCGCGGGCAACACGGCCCTGGCGGCGGTCGCCGCGATCGCCGAGCTGGGCGCGACCTCGGCTCGCTTCCTCGTTCGTGATCCCGCCCGCGCAGACGAGGCCGTGAGCCTCGCCGAGCGGCTCGGTCTCGCGGTCTCCCTTGAGGCAATCGACCGGGGAGCGCCAACGCTCGCCGCGGCCGACGTCGTCGTGAGCACGCTCCCACCCCGAGCCGCCGACGCCTTGGCGGCCGAGCTGGCTTCCCGTTACGAGCTGGCCTCTCCTTCTGCCGACGACGGCCATCCCGGCGTCCTGCTGGATGTCGCATATGACCCGTGGCCGAGCCAGCTCGGCGCGATGTGGGAGGCGCGTGGCGGGCGAGTGCTGCACGGGCTCGAAATGCTCGTCTACCAGGCAGTCGAGCAGATAGTCCTCTTCACGGGACGCGAGGACGCACGGAGCCTCGACGTCATAGATGTGATGTGTAACTCAGTCGGCCTTCCGCAGCGAGCTCGCTAG